A part of Deinococcus multiflagellatus genomic DNA contains:
- a CDS encoding glycosyltransferase family 1 protein — protein sequence MSLIQSSCPALVVLAHLRWDFVFQRPQHLMTRAARTRTVYYVEEPHFGEWRDRLEVRREPSGVVVCTPYIEVGHSPAESQARTAAVLAEFLDAEDVPEYDLWVYTPMELPVADLLTPRTVIYDCMDELANFHGAPPELRAREDELFRRADVVFTGGHRLYEAKTARHPNVHPFPSSVDTAHFRQARALPPQPEDQAGIPGPRLGFAGVIDERLDVALLGEVARRRPEWQFVLIGPVVKIDPATLPQGPNLHYLGMKLYAELPNYFAHWDVGLLPFAHNPATEFISPTKTPEYLAAGLSVVSTGIRDVVRPYGERELVRIADGADAFEAACAAALAERGTPAAAHRLERADALLAQQSWDATWQAMDRHIEPLAAQPAARVASAQMAGAND from the coding sequence ATGTCCCTTATTCAGTCATCCTGCCCGGCCCTGGTTGTGCTGGCCCACCTGCGCTGGGATTTTGTCTTTCAGCGCCCCCAGCACCTCATGACCCGTGCGGCGCGCACCCGCACGGTGTATTACGTCGAAGAGCCCCATTTTGGCGAGTGGCGTGACCGCCTGGAGGTGCGCCGCGAGCCCTCGGGCGTGGTGGTCTGTACCCCCTACATTGAAGTGGGCCACAGCCCGGCCGAGTCGCAGGCGCGCACGGCGGCTGTGCTGGCCGAGTTCCTGGACGCCGAGGACGTGCCGGAATACGACCTGTGGGTCTACACCCCCATGGAACTGCCGGTGGCCGACCTGTTGACGCCGCGCACCGTGATTTACGACTGCATGGACGAACTGGCCAACTTCCACGGCGCCCCGCCCGAGCTGCGCGCCCGCGAGGACGAGCTGTTCCGCCGCGCCGACGTGGTATTCACCGGCGGGCACCGGCTGTACGAGGCCAAGACGGCCCGGCACCCCAACGTGCACCCCTTTCCGTCCAGCGTGGACACCGCCCACTTCCGGCAGGCGCGCGCCCTGCCGCCGCAACCCGAGGATCAGGCGGGCATTCCAGGGCCCCGGCTGGGTTTTGCCGGCGTCATTGATGAGCGCCTGGACGTGGCCCTGCTGGGTGAGGTGGCCCGGCGCCGCCCGGAGTGGCAGTTTGTGCTGATTGGCCCGGTGGTCAAGATTGACCCGGCCACGCTGCCCCAGGGGCCCAACCTGCACTACCTGGGCATGAAACTCTACGCCGAACTGCCGAACTACTTTGCGCACTGGGACGTGGGCCTGCTGCCCTTTGCCCACAACCCGGCCACCGAGTTCATCAGCCCCACCAAGACCCCCGAGTACCTTGCGGCGGGCCTGAGCGTGGTCTCCACCGGCATCCGCGACGTGGTGCGCCCCTACGGCGAGCGCGAGCTGGTGCGCATTGCCGACGGCGCCGACGCCTTTGAAGCCGCCTGCGCCGCCGCCCTGGCCGAACGCGGCACCCCCGCCGCCGCCCACCGCCTGGAGCGCGCCGACGCCCTGCTGGCGCAGCAGTCCTGGGACGCCACATGGCAGGCGATGGACCGCCACATTGAGCCGTTGGCCGCCCAGCCAGCCGCCCGCGTGGCCAGCGCCCAGATGGCAGGCGCCAATGACTGA
- a CDS encoding FmdE family protein, protein MTQPALPTPPLSPAAPEALPGLLAQSAALHRHLCPRQVLGARMGLLAGQHLALSFPRTDKRVLVFVETDGCFADGVAVASGCWLGRRTMRLVDHGKVAATFVDTRTAQAVRVAPHPDLRARVQAARPEGQKRWDAYMAAYQTWPDEALFRVQPVTLTVDLAALISVAGKRAVCGRCGEEIVNEREVRAGGAVRCRACAGDTYWAPLGESAP, encoded by the coding sequence ATGACCCAGCCCGCCCTCCCCACCCCCCCGCTTTCGCCCGCTGCCCCGGAAGCATTGCCCGGCCTGCTGGCGCAGAGTGCGGCGCTGCACCGCCACCTGTGCCCCCGGCAGGTGCTGGGCGCGCGCATGGGGCTGCTGGCGGGCCAGCACCTCGCCCTCTCCTTTCCCCGCACCGACAAACGGGTGCTGGTGTTTGTGGAAACCGACGGCTGCTTTGCCGATGGGGTGGCGGTGGCCAGTGGCTGCTGGCTGGGCCGCCGCACCATGCGCCTCGTGGACCACGGCAAGGTCGCCGCAACCTTTGTGGACACCCGCACCGCCCAGGCCGTGCGCGTGGCCCCGCACCCCGACCTGCGCGCCCGCGTGCAGGCTGCGCGCCCCGAAGGCCAGAAGCGCTGGGACGCCTACATGGCCGCCTACCAGACGTGGCCGGATGAGGCGCTCTTCCGGGTGCAGCCGGTGACCCTGACCGTGGACCTCGCGGCCCTGATCAGCGTGGCGGGCAAGCGCGCGGTGTGTGGCCGCTGCGGCGAGGAAATCGTGAACGAGCGCGAGGTGCGTGCCGGGGGCGCCGTGCGCTGCCGGGCCTGCGCGGGCGACACCTACTGGGCCCCCCTGGGGGAGAGCGCCCCTTAA
- a CDS encoding family 1 glycosylhydrolase, which produces MTAPPLRLWAGIEPTVSRVGDRTLDQQALCGTDERPEDMDRLADLGVSAVRLAVLWERTAPDGPASADWRWADERIARLQRRGVTPIAGLVHHGSGPRHTHLLDPGFVPGLVAYARAVAQRYPALSAYTPVNEPLTTARFSGLYGHWYPHARDERSCWLALKHQLQGTVLAMQAIREINPQAQLIQTEDLGRTHSTPRLQQQADFENERRWLSFDLLLGRVTHGHPLWAHLRRAGASEAELLWFAEHPCPPDLLGLNIYVTGERFLDERLERYPACTHGGNGRERYADVEAVRVLGAPHGGVQARLLEAQSRYGRPMAVTEVHLNCTREEQLRWLQGAWQGAREAQAQGADVRAVTAWAAFGAFEWNSLLTRREGHYESGLWDVRAPQPRPTALARLARALARGEAPPLSGLHSAPGWWARAGRLLYPALGEVHSAALPGDRPPLLIVGTGERLGALLRELCAERGLSTLTLDPQLWARLSPADRLGLLQAAGPWGVVSLPGTRLGRGAAHLAQACAALRLPLLCCSGAEVFGHAGPHAWSEADPVAPVDPAARGLAQTERWVLARCPQALVVRGGPLFGTGGAHDSAAAVLGALGSGGARPGGRETLVSPVYARDFLHEALNLLQDGETGLWHLTHGAPISQAEWHGQLAELLGERLPARQPGAEPLPPPALRSGRGWPMPPLSRALAHWWASTGPELTQPCPPAPPAHWRPAPPL; this is translated from the coding sequence ATGACCGCCCCCCCGCTGCGCCTGTGGGCCGGCATTGAGCCCACCGTGAGCCGCGTGGGCGACCGGACGCTGGACCAGCAGGCCCTGTGCGGCACCGATGAGCGCCCCGAGGACATGGACCGGCTGGCCGACCTGGGCGTGAGCGCGGTGCGGCTGGCTGTGCTGTGGGAACGCACCGCCCCGGACGGGCCAGCTTCGGCCGACTGGCGCTGGGCCGATGAGCGCATAGCGCGCCTGCAAAGGCGCGGGGTGACGCCCATCGCCGGACTGGTGCACCACGGCAGCGGGCCCCGGCATACCCACCTGCTGGACCCGGGCTTCGTACCGGGGCTGGTGGCCTACGCCCGCGCGGTGGCCCAGCGCTACCCGGCGCTGAGCGCCTACACGCCAGTCAATGAACCCCTGACCACCGCGCGCTTTTCAGGGCTGTACGGGCACTGGTACCCCCACGCCCGCGACGAACGCAGCTGCTGGCTGGCCCTGAAACACCAGTTGCAGGGCACGGTGCTCGCCATGCAGGCCATCCGCGAAATCAACCCGCAGGCGCAGCTCATTCAGACCGAGGACCTGGGCCGCACCCACAGCACCCCCCGCCTGCAGCAGCAGGCCGACTTTGAAAACGAGCGGCGCTGGCTGAGTTTCGACCTGCTGCTGGGCCGGGTCACGCATGGGCACCCCCTGTGGGCCCACCTGCGCCGGGCGGGGGCCAGCGAGGCCGAGCTGCTGTGGTTTGCCGAGCACCCCTGCCCACCGGACCTGCTGGGCCTGAACATCTACGTGACGGGTGAGCGCTTTCTAGATGAGCGGCTGGAGCGCTACCCGGCCTGCACCCACGGCGGCAATGGCCGAGAGCGCTACGCCGATGTCGAGGCGGTGCGGGTGCTGGGCGCCCCGCACGGCGGCGTGCAGGCGCGGCTGCTCGAAGCCCAGTCGCGGTATGGCCGCCCCATGGCGGTCACCGAGGTGCACCTGAACTGCACCCGTGAAGAGCAGCTGCGCTGGCTGCAGGGCGCGTGGCAGGGGGCGCGTGAAGCCCAGGCCCAGGGCGCCGACGTGCGCGCCGTGACTGCCTGGGCGGCCTTTGGGGCCTTTGAATGGAACAGCCTGCTCACCCGCCGCGAAGGGCACTACGAAAGCGGGCTGTGGGACGTGCGCGCGCCGCAGCCGCGCCCCACGGCGCTGGCGCGCCTCGCGCGGGCACTGGCGCGCGGCGAGGCCCCGCCCCTGTCCGGCCTGCACTCGGCCCCTGGCTGGTGGGCGCGGGCCGGGCGCCTGCTGTATCCCGCGCTGGGCGAGGTGCACAGCGCCGCGCTGCCCGGGGACAGGCCGCCCCTGCTCATCGTGGGCACCGGGGAACGGCTGGGCGCCCTGCTGCGCGAACTCTGCGCCGAGCGGGGGCTGTCCACCCTCACCCTGGACCCGCAGCTGTGGGCCCGCCTGTCGCCCGCCGACCGACTGGGGCTGCTGCAGGCCGCAGGCCCCTGGGGCGTGGTCAGCCTGCCGGGCACGCGGCTGGGGCGGGGCGCGGCGCACCTCGCGCAGGCCTGCGCCGCGCTGCGCCTGCCCCTGCTGTGCTGTTCGGGGGCCGAGGTCTTCGGCCACGCGGGCCCGCACGCCTGGAGCGAGGCCGACCCGGTGGCCCCGGTGGACCCGGCCGCGCGGGGGCTGGCCCAGACGGAACGCTGGGTGCTGGCCCGCTGCCCGCAGGCGCTGGTGGTACGCGGCGGCCCCCTGTTCGGCACGGGGGGCGCCCATGACAGCGCGGCGGCCGTGCTGGGCGCCCTGGGCTCGGGGGGGGCGCGGCCCGGGGGCCGCGAGACGCTGGTGTCACCCGTCTACGCCCGCGACTTTCTGCACGAGGCCCTGAATCTGTTGCAGGACGGCGAAACGGGCCTGTGGCACCTGACGCACGGCGCCCCCATCTCGCAGGCCGAGTGGCATGGGCAACTGGCCGAGTTGCTGGGCGAGCGGTTGCCGGCCCGGCAGCCCGGCGCCGAGCCCCTGCCACCGCCGGCCCTGCGCAGCGGGCGCGGCTGGCCCATGCCGCCGCTGTCACGCGCACTGGCCCACTGGTGGGCCAGCACCGGCCCCGAACTGACCCAGCCGTGCCCGCCAGCGCCGCCGGCCCACTGGCGCCCGGCGCCGCCCCTCTGA
- a CDS encoding SDR family oxidoreductase: MSQDHRTPTEQPETAPADQMPEQTPAETQSEQPGHESQMSLAPIVIREDYRGSNKLAGKVALITGGDSGIGRAVAVHFAREGADVAIVYLDESEDARATLQMIEAEGRRGLLLAGDVGDPAFCRRAVERTVGTLGGLNVLVNNAAEQHPQKSITDISPEQLERTFRTNIFAMFYLVQAALPHLEEGDCIVNTASVTAYRGSPELLDYSSTKGAIVAFTRSLSGNLAEKKIRVNAVAPGPIWTPLIPSTFDAEKVGKFGQDVPLGRAGQPAEVAPAFVFLASDDSSYITGQVIHPNGGELING; encoded by the coding sequence ATGTCGCAAGATCACCGTACCCCGACCGAACAGCCCGAAACCGCCCCCGCCGACCAGATGCCCGAACAGACACCTGCCGAGACCCAGTCGGAGCAGCCGGGCCACGAATCGCAGATGAGCCTGGCCCCCATCGTGATCCGCGAGGACTACCGGGGCAGCAACAAGCTGGCGGGCAAGGTGGCCCTGATCACCGGTGGGGACAGCGGCATTGGCCGCGCCGTGGCCGTGCATTTTGCCCGCGAGGGCGCGGACGTGGCGATTGTGTACCTCGACGAATCCGAAGACGCCCGCGCCACCCTGCAGATGATTGAAGCCGAGGGCCGCCGGGGCCTGCTGCTGGCCGGCGACGTGGGCGACCCGGCGTTCTGCCGTCGGGCGGTGGAGCGCACGGTGGGGACCCTGGGTGGCCTGAACGTGCTGGTGAACAACGCCGCCGAGCAGCACCCGCAAAAAAGCATCACCGATATCTCGCCCGAGCAGTTAGAGCGCACCTTCCGCACGAACATCTTTGCCATGTTCTATCTGGTGCAGGCCGCGCTGCCGCACCTGGAAGAAGGCGACTGCATCGTGAACACCGCCAGCGTCACCGCCTACCGGGGCAGCCCCGAACTGCTGGACTATTCCAGCACCAAGGGCGCCATCGTGGCCTTTACCCGCAGCCTCAGTGGCAATCTGGCCGAGAAGAAGATTCGCGTGAATGCGGTGGCCCCTGGGCCCATCTGGACCCCCCTGATCCCCAGCACCTTCGACGCCGAGAAAGTGGGCAAGTTCGGGCAGGACGTGCCGCTGGGCCGCGCCGGCCAGCCGGCCGAGGTGGCCCCGGCCTTCGTGTTCCTGGCGTCGGATGACAGCAGTTACATCACCGGGCAGGTGATTCACCCCAACGGTGGCGAGCTGATCAACGGGTAA
- a CDS encoding sensor domain-containing diguanylate cyclase, which translates to MTGAPLPADEYRRLLDLARYQILDSGQDETFDRITRLAARVLQVPVAVLNLVDQHRQWGKSAYGLGDTTAPRQDSFCAWTILDDGPLVVEDAPRDPRFRQNPMVTGAPHIRMYAGAPLISPAGHRIGTLCVTDDKPHPLSAEDLQALQDLAAIAMNELELRRQQLDAQHDAQAQRQQVAELRRTLEQARILEGVSSLMDLELEPEQATLAAASLISEAISADYAALMTWHGDTFTVQAAHHQPGVPAAVLTLAQQLPQMMGGVTRSLRDLARPLYLHDYAAHPQALPELVAAGVAQAAWIPLGEGGSGPTLLMAVRLQGHAVTDWRAGDRTLLEAAGRTIRHALQRRAALQQIHDQAREDALTGLLNRRAFDEDLDTRERGSEPFTLAVIDLDGLKVVNDTEGHAQGDRLLQVFAAALAAQAGEGGAAYRLGGDEFALLLPDQGEAEVLARIDVAMGAAAQLTTQRTGASAGVVRWAEEAHAPARLALADQRMYAAKRRRRASVA; encoded by the coding sequence GTGACTGGGGCTCCCCTTCCGGCCGATGAATACCGCCGCCTGCTGGATCTGGCGCGCTACCAGATTCTGGACAGCGGCCAGGACGAGACTTTTGACCGGATTACGCGGTTGGCGGCGCGGGTGCTGCAGGTGCCGGTGGCGGTACTGAACTTGGTAGACCAGCACCGCCAGTGGGGCAAATCGGCGTATGGCCTGGGGGACACCACCGCCCCCCGTCAGGACTCGTTCTGTGCCTGGACCATTCTGGACGACGGCCCGCTGGTGGTCGAGGACGCCCCGCGTGATCCGCGCTTTCGCCAGAACCCGATGGTGACAGGCGCCCCACACATCCGCATGTACGCAGGCGCGCCGCTGATTTCTCCGGCCGGCCACCGCATCGGCACCCTGTGCGTGACCGACGACAAGCCCCATCCCCTGAGCGCCGAAGACCTGCAGGCGCTGCAGGACCTTGCCGCCATCGCCATGAACGAACTGGAACTGCGCCGCCAGCAGCTGGACGCGCAGCACGACGCCCAGGCGCAGCGCCAGCAGGTGGCGGAGTTGCGCCGCACGCTGGAACAGGCCCGCATTCTCGAAGGCGTGAGCAGCCTGATGGACCTGGAACTGGAACCTGAACAGGCCACGCTGGCCGCCGCGTCGCTGATCAGCGAGGCGATCAGTGCCGACTACGCCGCGCTGATGACGTGGCATGGCGACACCTTTACGGTCCAGGCGGCCCACCACCAGCCGGGCGTGCCCGCCGCTGTGCTGACCCTGGCCCAGCAGTTGCCCCAGATGATGGGCGGGGTCACCCGGAGCCTGCGCGATCTGGCGCGGCCCCTGTATCTGCACGACTACGCCGCCCACCCCCAGGCCCTGCCTGAACTGGTGGCGGCGGGGGTGGCCCAGGCGGCCTGGATTCCCCTGGGCGAAGGCGGGTCGGGGCCCACCCTGCTGATGGCGGTGCGCCTGCAGGGGCACGCCGTCACCGACTGGCGCGCTGGGGACCGCACGCTGCTCGAAGCCGCCGGGCGCACCATCCGCCACGCCCTGCAGCGCCGCGCCGCCCTGCAGCAAATCCACGACCAGGCCCGTGAGGACGCCTTGACGGGCCTGCTCAACCGCCGCGCCTTTGACGAGGACCTGGACACGCGCGAACGGGGCAGCGAACCGTTCACCCTGGCGGTGATTGACCTGGACGGCCTGAAGGTGGTGAACGACACCGAGGGCCACGCCCAGGGGGACCGGCTGCTGCAGGTGTTTGCGGCGGCGCTGGCCGCGCAGGCCGGAGAGGGCGGCGCGGCCTACCGCCTGGGGGGCGACGAGTTTGCCCTGCTGCTGCCGGACCAGGGCGAGGCCGAGGTGCTGGCGCGCATTGACGTGGCGATGGGCGCCGCCGCCCAGCTCACCACGCAGCGCACCGGGGCCAGCGCCGGCGTGGTGCGCTGGGCCGAGGAAGCGCACGCGCCGGCGCGGCTGGCCCTGGCCGATCAACGCATGTACGCCGCCAAACGCCGCCGCCGGGCCAGCGTGGCCTAG
- the glf gene encoding UDP-galactopyranose mutase — MTEAAPLPRNGGFDYLIVGAGFAGAVLAERLARDAGKRVLIVDRRPHIGGNAYDRYDDAGILIHPYGPHIFHTNSKDVFEYLSRFTAWRPYEHRVLASVDGQQLPIPINLDTVNGLYGLNLTAFEVESFFASVAEPVEQVRTSEDVVVSKVGRDLYQKFFRGYTRKQWGLDPSELDASVTARVPTRTNRDNRYFTDTYQAMPLHGYTRMFEAMLDHPNIKVMLNTDYREIVDLVPWGHMIYTGPVDAFFDHCHGKLPYRSLDFVHETHPVEQFQAVGTVNYPNDYGYTRISEFKHITGQRHPHTSVVYEYPRAEGDPYYPVPRPENAELYKKYEALTRTRTDVTFVGRLATYRYYNMDQVVAQALATYRRLQGDKAEATERQAVGAAGASA; from the coding sequence ATGACTGAGGCGGCCCCCTTGCCCAGAAACGGGGGCTTTGACTACCTGATCGTGGGGGCGGGCTTTGCTGGTGCCGTGCTGGCCGAGCGGCTGGCCCGGGACGCCGGCAAGCGCGTGCTGATCGTGGACCGCCGCCCACACATTGGCGGCAACGCCTACGACCGCTACGACGACGCCGGGATTCTGATTCACCCGTACGGCCCGCACATCTTCCATACCAACAGCAAGGACGTGTTCGAGTACCTGTCGCGCTTTACCGCGTGGCGGCCCTACGAGCACCGGGTGCTGGCCAGCGTGGACGGGCAGCAGCTGCCCATTCCCATCAACCTGGATACGGTCAATGGGCTGTACGGCCTGAACCTCACGGCCTTTGAGGTGGAAAGCTTCTTCGCCTCGGTGGCCGAGCCGGTGGAGCAGGTGCGCACCAGCGAAGACGTGGTGGTGTCCAAGGTGGGGCGCGACCTGTACCAGAAGTTCTTCCGGGGCTACACCCGCAAGCAGTGGGGCCTGGACCCCAGCGAGCTGGACGCCTCGGTGACGGCGCGGGTGCCCACGCGCACCAACCGCGACAACCGCTATTTCACGGATACCTATCAGGCGATGCCGCTGCACGGCTACACCCGCATGTTCGAGGCGATGCTGGACCACCCGAACATCAAGGTGATGCTGAACACCGATTACCGCGAAATTGTGGATCTGGTGCCCTGGGGCCACATGATCTACACCGGCCCGGTGGACGCTTTCTTTGACCACTGCCACGGCAAGCTGCCGTACCGCAGCCTGGACTTTGTGCACGAAACGCATCCGGTCGAGCAGTTTCAGGCCGTGGGCACCGTGAACTACCCCAACGACTACGGCTACACCCGCATCAGCGAGTTCAAGCACATCACCGGGCAGCGCCACCCGCACACCAGCGTGGTCTACGAGTACCCCCGCGCCGAGGGTGATCCCTACTACCCGGTGCCCCGCCCCGAAAACGCCGAGTTGTACAAGAAGTACGAGGCCCTGACCCGCACCCGCACCGACGTGACCTTCGTGGGCCGGCTGGCCACCTACCGCTACTACAACATGGATCAGGTGGTGGCCCAGGCCCTGGCGACCTACCGCCGCCTGCAGGGCGACAAGGCCGAGGCCACAGAGCGTCAGGCTGTGGGGGCGGCGGGCGCCTCGGCTTAA
- a CDS encoding PAS domain S-box protein, producing the protein MSPPAEASPGPFPLSGEQAHQLLTVTRALFRAVSRADVKRVILDEALRVTGAYGGTLVNVIDEQTLYMVSAAGYDPSVGQTWQRFPMNPEYPVVQAIQERRPVFATLDELRAHAPGFAALLQPQTRAVAAIPLMARGEVLSGLTLSFDHEQAVTPERQAFLLTLVDLCAEALERGRLHDAQQQARERATALSEVSRVLAASLDVQETLQQITAQVIAHVADWCAVYQPGEGGAQLSAVAHQNPAQVQRLHALLERFPSDPQTPGTFAWVMATGQEVLLPAVPPAMLDALPTAEQRAAVGELGLHSLILVPMNVRGRRVGALGVASSHPSRTYGPDDLALVRELAQRAALALDNAELHEAAQFSAQRYRSLVDATRQTVWTNSASGQMLGEQPGWAALTGQSRAQYQGHGWAQALHPEDREATLRAWARAVAQQTLYEVRQRVRVAGGGYRVFHVKAEPVTNADGTVREWVGVHTDITEQLAAEQELRDREARYRALVEHAAVGVGRADHQGRWLDVNRAAETLLGYTRAELLTMTFDDVTHPEDRQRGPGRPFARLVAGELETFTTEKRYLRRTGEVVWAATTVSAVRDEAGAFEYAVAVLNDITARKQAEDQARQLARVIEESDDFVGITTLEGETLYLNPAGRALLGLGERPVSALRLSDFFCPDDLPFVQEVVLPTTRTQGRWAGDFRFRHAQTGEAVDVNYTQFVVTDPATGAPRALATVTRDIRARKRIEAEVRALNTALEERVAERTAELQQANAELARSNTELERFAFVASHDLQEPLRSIASFSELLDRRYGERLEDQGRQYLGYVTRGAQRMKVLIDDLLVFSRLNAVHEPFAAVDMAGVLGEVQARLHAAIEDSGAQLVVGPLPTVMGAPEELTRLFQNLLGNALKFRREGVPPVVAVGAQDEGERWHFTVTDNGIGIEPQYHERVFGLFQRLHVRDRYEGTGLGLAIVRKVAERHGGAVWLESRAGEGTTIHLTLAKVPPVTPL; encoded by the coding sequence GTGTCCCCCCCAGCCGAGGCCTCGCCCGGACCCTTTCCCCTGAGCGGCGAGCAGGCCCACCAGCTGCTCACCGTGACCCGCGCCCTGTTCCGCGCGGTGAGCCGCGCCGATGTCAAGCGCGTGATTCTGGATGAAGCCCTGCGCGTCACCGGGGCGTACGGCGGCACCCTGGTCAACGTCATTGACGAGCAGACCCTGTACATGGTGAGCGCGGCGGGCTACGACCCCTCGGTGGGGCAGACGTGGCAGCGCTTTCCCATGAACCCCGAATACCCGGTGGTGCAGGCCATTCAGGAGCGCCGCCCCGTGTTTGCCACCCTGGACGAGTTGCGCGCGCACGCGCCCGGGTTTGCGGCGCTGCTGCAGCCCCAGACCCGCGCGGTGGCGGCCATTCCGCTGATGGCGCGCGGGGAGGTGCTGTCTGGGCTAACCCTGTCGTTTGACCACGAGCAGGCCGTGACCCCCGAGCGGCAGGCCTTTTTGCTCACGCTGGTGGACCTGTGCGCCGAGGCCCTGGAACGCGGGCGCCTGCACGACGCCCAGCAGCAGGCGCGCGAGCGGGCCACGGCGCTCTCGGAAGTCAGCCGGGTGCTGGCGGCTTCGCTGGACGTGCAAGAAACGCTGCAGCAGATCACGGCGCAGGTGATTGCCCACGTGGCCGACTGGTGTGCGGTCTACCAGCCCGGCGAAGGCGGCGCCCAGCTCAGCGCGGTGGCCCACCAGAATCCGGCGCAGGTGCAGCGGCTGCACGCCCTGCTGGAGCGCTTTCCCTCTGACCCGCAGACCCCGGGCACGTTCGCCTGGGTGATGGCCACCGGCCAGGAGGTGCTGCTGCCGGCGGTGCCGCCCGCCATGCTGGACGCCCTGCCCACCGCCGAGCAGCGCGCGGCGGTGGGCGAGCTGGGGCTGCACTCGCTGATTCTGGTGCCCATGAACGTGCGCGGGCGCCGCGTGGGCGCCCTGGGGGTGGCGTCTTCGCACCCTTCACGCACCTACGGCCCGGACGACCTCGCCCTGGTGCGCGAACTGGCGCAGCGCGCGGCCCTGGCCCTGGACAACGCCGAACTGCACGAAGCGGCGCAGTTCAGCGCCCAGCGGTACCGCTCGCTGGTGGACGCCACCCGGCAGACGGTGTGGACCAACAGCGCCAGCGGCCAGATGCTGGGCGAACAGCCCGGCTGGGCCGCGCTGACCGGGCAGTCGCGCGCGCAGTACCAGGGCCACGGCTGGGCCCAGGCGCTGCACCCCGAGGACCGCGAGGCCACGCTGCGCGCCTGGGCGCGGGCGGTGGCGCAGCAGACCCTCTATGAGGTGCGCCAGCGCGTGCGGGTGGCCGGCGGCGGTTACCGGGTCTTTCACGTCAAGGCCGAGCCTGTGACCAACGCCGACGGCACAGTGCGCGAGTGGGTGGGCGTGCACACCGACATCACCGAGCAACTGGCGGCCGAACAGGAACTGCGTGACCGCGAGGCCCGCTACCGCGCGCTGGTGGAACACGCGGCGGTGGGCGTGGGGCGCGCCGACCACCAGGGCCGCTGGCTGGATGTCAACCGCGCCGCCGAGACGCTGCTGGGCTACACCCGCGCCGAACTGCTGACCATGACCTTTGATGACGTGACCCACCCCGAGGACCGCCAACGTGGCCCTGGGCGGCCCTTTGCGCGCCTGGTGGCGGGCGAACTGGAAACCTTTACCACCGAAAAGCGCTACCTGCGGCGCACCGGCGAGGTGGTCTGGGCCGCCACCACCGTCTCGGCCGTGCGCGACGAAGCGGGGGCCTTTGAGTACGCCGTGGCGGTGCTCAACGACATCACCGCGCGCAAGCAGGCCGAGGATCAGGCCCGGCAGCTGGCCCGCGTGATTGAAGAAAGCGACGACTTCGTGGGCATCACCACGCTGGAAGGGGAGACGCTGTACCTCAACCCGGCTGGCCGCGCCCTGCTGGGCCTGGGGGAGCGCCCGGTTTCGGCGCTGCGCCTCAGCGACTTTTTCTGCCCCGATGACCTGCCGTTCGTGCAGGAGGTGGTCTTGCCCACCACCCGCACCCAGGGCCGCTGGGCCGGTGACTTCCGGTTCCGCCACGCGCAGACGGGCGAAGCGGTGGACGTGAACTACACCCAGTTTGTGGTGACTGACCCCGCCACCGGCGCGCCCCGGGCTCTGGCCACCGTGACGCGCGACATCCGCGCGCGCAAGCGCATTGAGGCCGAGGTCCGGGCGCTGAACACAGCCCTGGAAGAGCGGGTGGCCGAACGCACCGCCGAGCTGCAGCAGGCCAACGCCGAACTGGCCCGCAGCAACACCGAACTGGAGCGCTTTGCCTTTGTGGCTTCGCACGACCTGCAAGAGCCGCTGCGCAGCATCGCCTCGTTTTCCGAGTTGCTGGACCGGCGCTACGGCGAGCGCCTGGAAGACCAGGGCCGCCAGTACCTGGGCTACGTGACGCGCGGCGCCCAGCGCATGAAGGTCCTGATTGACGACCTGCTGGTGTTCTCGCGCCTGAACGCGGTGCACGAGCCCTTTGCCGCTGTGGACATGGCCGGGGTGCTGGGCGAGGTGCAGGCGCGGCTGCACGCGGCCATTGAGGACAGCGGCGCGCAGCTGGTGGTGGGCCCGCTGCCCACGGTGATGGGCGCCCCGGAAGAACTGACCCGGCTCTTTCAGAACCTGTTGGGCAACGCCCTGAAGTTCCGCCGCGAGGGGGTGCCGCCTGTGGTGGCGGTGGGCGCCCAGGACGAGGGCGAGCGGTGGCACTTTACCGTCACCGACAACGGCATTGGCATTGAGCCGCAGTACCACGAGCGGGTGTTTGGCCTGTTTCAGCGCCTGCATGTGCGCGACCGCTACGAAGGCACCGGGCTGGGGCTGGCCATTGTGCGCAAGGTGGCCGAGCGCCACGGCGGCGCGGTCTGGCTGGAGAGCCGGGCCGGAGAGGGCACCACCATTCACCTCACGCTGGCCAAAGTGCCCCCAGTGACGCCCCTCTAG